The Mycolicibacterium boenickei genome has a segment encoding these proteins:
- a CDS encoding bifunctional glycosyltransferase family 2/GtrA family protein produces the protein MTTLVQDPDQRFRFASRPNAALAAREAGVPVLDVVVPVYNEQAALADSVRRLHSYLDENFAVPVRITIADNASTDDTPRIAAELADELDDVRVVRLEEKGRGRALRAVWSASDAQVLVYMDVDLSTDLAALAPLVAPLISGHSDLAIGTRLGRGSRVVRGAKREFISRCYNLILKSTLSARFSDAQCGFKAIRADVAHRLLPHVADTGWFFDTELLVLAERSGLRIHEVPVDWVDDPDSRVDIIATATADLKGIGRLLRGFANGSIPVNTIAAQLGSSRKSAAPQSLLRQAVRFGAVGVVSTLAYLLLFTALRAGVGAQAANLVALLVTAIGNTAANRRFTFGIAGAGNITRHHLEGLTVFAIALTITSGSLGLLHFVAPVPHRGVELAVLVAANLLATVVRFVLLRGWVFHPSRTRRAGGANRETGL, from the coding sequence ATGACAACCTTGGTCCAAGACCCCGATCAGCGGTTCCGATTCGCGTCACGGCCCAACGCCGCACTGGCCGCCCGGGAGGCCGGGGTTCCAGTGCTCGACGTCGTGGTGCCGGTGTACAACGAGCAAGCCGCGCTTGCCGATTCGGTACGCCGGCTGCACAGCTATCTCGACGAGAACTTCGCGGTGCCGGTCCGCATCACCATCGCCGACAATGCCAGCACCGACGACACCCCGCGGATCGCCGCCGAACTGGCAGACGAGCTCGACGATGTGCGGGTGGTGCGGCTGGAGGAGAAGGGCCGCGGACGCGCGCTACGCGCGGTGTGGTCGGCCTCGGACGCCCAGGTGCTGGTCTACATGGACGTCGACCTGTCCACCGATCTGGCCGCGCTCGCGCCGTTGGTGGCACCGCTGATCTCCGGTCATTCCGATCTGGCGATCGGCACCCGGCTGGGCCGCGGCTCGCGGGTGGTCCGCGGTGCGAAGCGTGAGTTCATCTCGCGTTGCTACAACTTGATCCTGAAATCAACTCTGTCAGCCCGCTTCTCGGATGCCCAGTGCGGATTCAAGGCGATCCGCGCCGACGTCGCCCACCGGTTGCTGCCCCATGTCGCCGATACCGGATGGTTCTTCGACACCGAGCTGCTGGTGCTGGCCGAGCGCAGTGGCCTCCGCATTCACGAGGTGCCGGTCGACTGGGTGGACGATCCGGACAGCCGGGTCGACATCATCGCCACCGCCACCGCCGACCTCAAGGGCATCGGCCGGCTGCTCCGCGGATTCGCCAACGGCTCGATCCCGGTGAACACCATCGCCGCGCAGCTCGGATCGTCACGGAAATCGGCTGCCCCGCAATCCCTGCTGCGCCAGGCAGTGCGCTTCGGTGCCGTCGGCGTGGTGTCCACGCTGGCCTATCTGCTGCTGTTCACGGCACTGCGCGCCGGTGTCGGCGCACAGGCCGCCAACCTCGTGGCCCTGTTGGTGACCGCTATCGGAAACACCGCCGCCAACCGGCGGTTCACGTTCGGTATCGCCGGGGCGGGCAACATCACCCGCCATCATCTCGAAGGCCTTACGGTCTTCGCGATCGCGCTGACCATCACCAGTGGATCGTTGGGGCTGCTGCACTTCGTCGCACCCGTGCCGCACCGCGGCGTCGAACTTGCCGTATTGGTTGCGGCCAACCTGCTGGCCACCGTGGTGCGCTTCGTGCTGTTGCGAGGATGGGTGTTCCACCCCTCGCGGACGCGGCGTGCCGGCGGGGCGAATCGAGAGACAGGACTATGA
- a CDS encoding ArnT family glycosyltransferase has product MTTIVDTAPASADETAGAEKSATPRWVRPSYWAMLAGTAVLYFWALGSSGWANSYYAAAAQAGTQSWKAWLFGSLDAGNAITVDKPPAAMWAMGLSGRLFGFNEFTMLLPQALMGVGAVALLYATVKRTSGPAAGLIAGVALALTPVAASMFRYNNPDALLVLLLVLAAYFMVRAVGPVSAKASAGWVALAGCALGVAFLTKMLQAFLVVPGLALMFLVAAPAVGIWKRLGTLLIGAAAMIVSSGWYIALVALWPADSRPYIAGSTDNSLLQLAFGYNGLQRIMGQEGPGPGGPGGPGPGGPGHGPGGGANLMFGGDPGIGRMFGMSMGTEASWLLPAALIGLVAALWLTRRTARTAGLRAGLLMWGGWMLVTAVVFSFMDGIIHPYYTVALAPAVAAVVGISVAELWRVRERLASRLVLAVMLAGTGVWAFVLLDRTPDWLPALRWIVLIGSVLTAVALAMVAHRPGKLPVAVALAAMIFGLAATGAYTIETVAKVHGGGPMATSGPNRDMGFGGPGGPGGPGGPPPGFGRADDPALAELIAGADGRWAAASVGSMMVSDLELKTGESLMAIGGFTGSDDSPTLAQFQQYVADGQVRYFLDRPEDGPGGPSGPPRQEHGSAAEITDWVTANFTKTVVGNTPVYDLSSPRT; this is encoded by the coding sequence ATGACGACCATCGTTGACACCGCACCCGCTTCCGCGGACGAGACCGCCGGAGCTGAGAAGTCGGCGACCCCGCGCTGGGTCCGGCCCTCCTACTGGGCCATGCTGGCCGGCACCGCGGTGCTGTACTTCTGGGCGCTGGGTTCGTCTGGGTGGGCCAACAGCTACTACGCCGCGGCAGCGCAGGCCGGTACCCAGTCCTGGAAGGCCTGGTTGTTCGGATCCTTGGACGCCGGCAACGCCATCACGGTCGACAAGCCGCCCGCCGCGATGTGGGCAATGGGTTTGTCGGGCAGGCTGTTCGGCTTCAACGAGTTCACCATGCTGCTACCGCAGGCACTGATGGGCGTCGGCGCAGTGGCGCTGCTCTACGCCACGGTGAAGCGGACCAGCGGCCCCGCTGCCGGGCTGATCGCCGGAGTGGCACTGGCATTGACGCCGGTCGCCGCCTCGATGTTCCGCTACAACAATCCCGATGCGCTCCTGGTCCTGCTCCTGGTGCTCGCGGCGTACTTCATGGTGCGCGCGGTCGGGCCGGTGTCTGCGAAGGCCAGCGCCGGCTGGGTGGCACTGGCCGGATGCGCGCTGGGCGTCGCCTTCCTGACCAAGATGCTGCAGGCGTTCCTGGTCGTGCCAGGCCTGGCGTTGATGTTCCTGGTCGCCGCACCCGCCGTCGGTATATGGAAACGATTGGGCACCTTGCTGATCGGTGCGGCGGCGATGATCGTCTCCTCGGGTTGGTACATCGCGCTGGTGGCATTGTGGCCGGCCGATTCCCGGCCGTACATCGCCGGCTCGACCGACAACAGCCTGCTGCAACTGGCCTTCGGCTACAACGGGCTGCAACGCATCATGGGGCAGGAGGGCCCCGGCCCAGGTGGCCCGGGTGGTCCCGGACCGGGCGGCCCCGGTCACGGGCCGGGCGGCGGCGCCAACCTGATGTTCGGCGGTGACCCCGGCATCGGCCGGATGTTCGGAATGTCCATGGGCACCGAGGCCTCGTGGTTGTTGCCTGCCGCGCTGATCGGCCTGGTCGCCGCACTGTGGCTGACACGTCGCACGGCGCGGACCGCCGGGCTGCGGGCCGGCCTGCTGATGTGGGGCGGCTGGATGCTGGTCACCGCCGTGGTGTTCAGCTTCATGGACGGGATCATCCACCCCTACTACACCGTGGCGCTGGCCCCCGCCGTGGCCGCGGTCGTGGGCATATCGGTCGCCGAATTGTGGCGGGTCCGGGAACGACTCGCTTCGCGGCTGGTGCTCGCGGTGATGCTGGCCGGCACCGGGGTGTGGGCGTTCGTACTGCTCGACCGCACCCCCGACTGGTTACCGGCGCTGCGCTGGATCGTTCTGATCGGCTCGGTGCTGACCGCGGTGGCCCTGGCCATGGTCGCCCACCGTCCCGGCAAGTTGCCTGTCGCGGTGGCGCTCGCGGCCATGATCTTCGGGCTCGCCGCCACCGGGGCCTACACCATCGAGACGGTGGCGAAGGTCCACGGCGGTGGTCCGATGGCCACCTCCGGCCCCAACCGGGACATGGGCTTCGGTGGCCCGGGCGGGCCCGGAGGTCCGGGTGGCCCGCCCCCGGGCTTCGGGCGCGCCGATGATCCGGCGCTGGCCGAGCTCATCGCCGGTGCCGACGGCCGTTGGGCCGCAGCGAGTGTGGGCTCGATGATGGTCAGCGATCTCGAGCTCAAGACGGGGGAGTCGCTGATGGCCATCGGCGGGTTCACCGGCAGCGACGATTCGCCGACGCTCGCCCAGTTCCAGCAGTACGTCGCTGACGGTCAGGTCCGGTACTTCCTCGATCGGCCGGAGGACGGTCCCGGTGGGCCTTCCGGGCCGCCGCGTCAAGAGCACGGCAGCGCCGCGGAGATCACTGACTGGGTGACGGCGAACTTCACCAAGACTGTGGTCGGCAATACCCCGGTGTACGACCTGTCGTCGCCGCGTACCTGA
- a CDS encoding beta-class carbonic anhydrase: MSVTDQYVANNEVYARTFTGPLPLPPSKHVAVVACMDARLDVYRILGLGDGEAHVIRNAGGVITDDEIRSLAISQRLLGTKEIILIHHTDCGMLTFTDDGFKQQIQDEIGIKPNWAAESFVDLETDVRQSLRRIEASPFVTEHESLRGFIFDVATGKLNEVTL, from the coding sequence ATGTCTGTCACCGATCAGTACGTGGCCAACAACGAGGTCTATGCCCGGACCTTCACCGGGCCGTTGCCGCTGCCGCCGAGCAAGCACGTCGCGGTGGTGGCGTGCATGGATGCCAGGCTGGATGTCTATCGGATCCTCGGCCTGGGCGACGGTGAGGCACACGTGATCCGCAACGCCGGCGGCGTCATCACCGATGACGAGATCCGTTCACTGGCCATCAGCCAGCGGCTGCTGGGGACCAAGGAGATCATCCTGATCCACCACACCGATTGCGGCATGCTGACTTTCACCGATGACGGATTCAAACAGCAGATCCAGGACGAGATCGGCATCAAGCCGAACTGGGCCGCCGAGTCATTCGTCGATCTGGAAACAGATGTGCGCCAGTCGTTGCGCCGTATCGAGGCCAGCCCGTTCGTCACCGAGCACGAGTCGTTGCGCGGCTTCATCTTCGACGTCGCAACCGGCAAGCTCAACGAGGTGACGTTGTGA
- a CDS encoding PaaI family thioesterase: protein MSIQTGPAVMAEFLPQSPFVAKLGIVAENLDGPEVRLRLPWDPSNITIADMVHGGAIAALADVTVMAAAWAQAEVPDSLRGVTVSMTISYLAPARATDLIGLGRVLRQGRSLVSCDVDIVTPGGEAVAKAIATYKVG from the coding sequence ATGAGTATCCAGACCGGCCCGGCCGTCATGGCGGAGTTCCTGCCCCAGTCGCCCTTCGTGGCCAAACTCGGCATCGTCGCCGAAAATCTCGACGGCCCCGAGGTCCGGCTGCGGTTGCCGTGGGATCCGTCGAACATCACGATCGCCGACATGGTGCACGGCGGGGCGATCGCGGCGTTGGCCGATGTCACGGTGATGGCTGCGGCATGGGCGCAGGCCGAAGTTCCGGATTCGCTTCGCGGAGTGACGGTCTCGATGACGATCAGTTATCTGGCGCCGGCGCGGGCCACCGACCTGATCGGACTCGGGCGCGTGCTGCGTCAGGGCAGATCCCTGGTGAGCTGTGACGTCGATATCGTCACGCCCGGCGGGGAGGCAGTGGCCAAGGCCATCGCGACGTACAAGGTGGGCTGA
- a CDS encoding MFS transporter: MALLVAGSLFMEILDATIIAPAIPLIAESFGVGAIDVNVAISAYLVTVAVLIPASGWLADRFGTRRVFVGAIAVFTLASIGCAASTSLPMLVLMRVLQGVGGAMMVPVGRLAVLRQSGKADLVRAIALLTWPALTAPVLAPMLGGAIATLGSWRWIFVVNIPIGVLGIVLALKLVRGAPQPTTRSLDWPGLLALGSGIAAALIALEHIRVSGTDWGLVTAGGAAAVVLLAAAVWRLLTATAPLVQLRVLRVHTLRITVVAGSLYRLVITAVPFLLPLQFQLEFGWTPLAAGVMVAALFAGNLTIKPATTPLMRRFGIRTVLLVNGVASVACFGLLALLRPGLPVAVMAVVLYLSGALRSIGFTAYNSLAFSDVEGEELTHANTLNASVQELAAGLGVALAALLLSRVTSYSVTYLVLGALLALTLVATVRLPRRAGAHVSGHRPGR, translated from the coding sequence ATGGCGTTGCTGGTGGCCGGCAGCCTGTTCATGGAGATCCTCGACGCGACGATCATTGCGCCGGCCATCCCGCTGATCGCCGAGTCGTTCGGTGTGGGCGCCATCGACGTCAACGTGGCGATCTCGGCTTACCTGGTCACGGTGGCGGTACTGATCCCGGCCAGTGGCTGGTTGGCCGACCGGTTCGGCACCCGCCGGGTGTTCGTCGGGGCGATCGCGGTGTTCACGCTGGCCTCGATCGGCTGCGCGGCGAGTACGTCGCTGCCGATGCTGGTGCTGATGCGGGTGCTGCAGGGGGTCGGCGGCGCCATGATGGTCCCGGTCGGCCGGCTGGCGGTGTTGCGCCAGAGCGGCAAGGCGGACCTGGTGCGGGCCATCGCGTTGCTCACCTGGCCGGCGCTGACCGCTCCGGTGCTGGCACCGATGCTGGGTGGGGCGATCGCGACGCTGGGCAGCTGGCGATGGATCTTCGTGGTGAACATTCCGATCGGAGTGCTCGGAATTGTCCTCGCGCTCAAGCTGGTTCGCGGTGCGCCGCAGCCCACGACCCGATCGCTGGACTGGCCCGGTCTGCTGGCGCTCGGCTCGGGGATCGCGGCGGCGCTGATCGCCTTGGAGCACATCCGGGTCTCCGGGACCGACTGGGGGCTGGTCACCGCCGGTGGGGCGGCCGCCGTCGTGTTGCTCGCCGCCGCGGTGTGGCGGCTGCTCACCGCGACGGCCCCGCTGGTGCAGCTGCGGGTGCTGCGGGTGCACACGCTGCGCATCACCGTGGTGGCCGGATCGCTGTATCGACTGGTGATCACCGCGGTGCCGTTCCTGCTGCCGCTGCAGTTCCAGCTGGAGTTCGGCTGGACGCCGCTGGCCGCCGGTGTCATGGTGGCCGCGTTGTTCGCCGGGAACCTGACCATCAAGCCCGCCACCACCCCGCTGATGCGCCGATTCGGTATCCGCACCGTGCTGCTGGTCAACGGGGTGGCCTCGGTCGCGTGTTTCGGCCTGCTGGCGTTGTTGCGGCCCGGCCTGCCGGTGGCCGTGATGGCCGTCGTCCTCTATCTGAGCGGCGCGCTGCGGTCGATCGGCTTCACCGCGTACAACAGCCTGGCGTTCTCCGACGTCGAAGGGGAGGAGTTGACGCATGCCAACACCCTCAACGCGTCGGTGCAGGAGCTGGCGGCCGGGCTCGGCGTGGCCCTGGCGGCGCTGCTGCTCAGCCGGGTGACCTCGTATTCGGTGACGTATCTGGTTCTGGGCGCGTTGTTGGCGCTGACCTTGGTCGCGACGGTTCGATTGCCCCGGCGGGCAGGTGCCCACGTCAGCGGGCACCGCCCCGGACGGTAG
- the cysD gene encoding sulfate adenylyltransferase subunit CysD, whose translation MTAAQTTGPQVDRAGHYELSHLRSLEAEAIHIIREVAAEFEKPVLLFSGGKDSIVMLHLAVKAFAPGRLPFPVMHVDTGHNFDEVYEARDELVEHYGARLVVAKVQDDIDAGRVVETIPSRNPIQTVTLLRGIRENKFDAAFGGARRDEEKARAKERVFSFRDEFGQWDPKAQRPELWNLYNGRHHKGEHIRAFPISNWTEFDIWSYIGAEKIKLPSIYYAHQRKVFERDGMLLAVHKYMQPRKDEPVIEKTVRFRTVGDVTCTGCVESTAATVSEVIAETAVSRLTERGATRADDRISEAGMEDRKREGYF comes from the coding sequence ATGACCGCCGCACAAACAACAGGTCCGCAGGTCGATCGGGCCGGCCATTATGAGCTGAGCCATCTGCGGTCGCTGGAGGCCGAGGCCATCCACATCATCCGCGAGGTCGCCGCGGAGTTCGAGAAGCCCGTGCTGCTGTTCTCCGGCGGCAAGGACTCCATCGTCATGCTGCACCTGGCGGTCAAGGCGTTCGCGCCGGGCCGGCTGCCGTTCCCGGTCATGCACGTCGACACGGGCCACAACTTCGACGAGGTCTACGAGGCCCGCGACGAGCTGGTGGAGCACTACGGTGCGCGTCTGGTCGTCGCCAAGGTGCAGGACGACATCGACGCAGGCCGCGTGGTGGAGACCATCCCGTCGCGCAATCCGATCCAGACCGTGACGCTGCTGCGCGGCATCCGGGAGAACAAGTTCGACGCCGCCTTCGGCGGTGCCCGGCGCGACGAGGAGAAGGCCCGCGCCAAGGAGCGGGTGTTCTCCTTCCGCGACGAGTTCGGCCAGTGGGATCCCAAGGCCCAGCGTCCCGAGCTGTGGAACCTGTACAACGGTCGCCACCACAAGGGTGAGCACATCCGTGCCTTCCCGATCTCCAACTGGACCGAGTTCGACATCTGGTCCTACATCGGTGCCGAGAAGATCAAGCTGCCTTCCATCTACTACGCGCACCAGCGCAAGGTGTTCGAGCGCGACGGCATGCTGCTCGCGGTGCACAAGTACATGCAGCCCCGCAAGGACGAGCCGGTGATCGAGAAGACCGTGCGCTTCCGCACCGTCGGCGACGTCACCTGCACCGGCTGCGTCGAATCAACGGCCGCAACGGTTTCCGAGGTCATCGCCGAGACCGCGGTGTCTCGGCTCACCGAGCGCGGTGCCACCCGCGCCGATGACCGTATTTCGGAAGCCGGTATGGAAGACCGCAAGCGCGAGGGGTATTTCTGA
- the cysN gene encoding sulfate adenylyltransferase subunit CysN has protein sequence MSTLLRIATAGSVDDGKSTLIGRLLYDSKAVMEDQLAAVERTSKERGNDYTDLALVTDGLRAEREQGITIDVAYRYFATAKRKFIIADTPGHIQYTRNMVTGASTAQLVIVLVDARHGLLEQSRRHAFLASLLGIQHIVLAVNKMDLIDWDQERFEAIRDEFHAFAARLDVHDVTTIPMSALNGDNVVTKSDVTPWYEGPSLLSHLEDVYIAGDRNLVDVRFPVQYVIRPQTHEHADHRSYAGTVASGVLRPGDDVIVLPAGKPTRITQIDGPSGLVEEAFPPMAVSISLSDDIDISRGDMIARPNNQPRVTQEFDATVCWMADESSLEPGREYLIKHTTRTTRAKVTGLDYRLDVNTLHRDKSASALKLNELGRISLRTQAPLLLDEYSRNAATGSFILIDPNTNGTVGAGMVLRDSRNETASPNAVRHESLVTPGDRLSRGRTIWFTGLSGSGKSSVAMLVEQKLLEKGVPAYVLDGDNLRHGLNADLGFSMADRAENLRRLAHVAALLADSGQVVLVPAISPLEEHRELARKVANEGGVDFYEVFCDTPLQDCERRDPKGLYAKARAGEITHFTGIDSPYQRPKNPDLRLTPDHSTAELADMVIELLELPS, from the coding sequence ATGTCGACGCTGTTGAGAATCGCCACCGCGGGATCCGTCGATGACGGCAAATCCACGCTGATCGGCCGGCTGTTGTACGACTCCAAGGCCGTCATGGAGGACCAGCTGGCCGCCGTTGAGCGGACCTCCAAGGAACGCGGCAACGACTACACCGACCTGGCGCTGGTCACCGACGGCCTGCGGGCCGAGCGCGAGCAGGGCATCACGATCGATGTCGCCTACCGCTACTTCGCCACGGCCAAGCGCAAATTCATCATCGCCGACACGCCGGGGCACATCCAGTACACCCGCAACATGGTGACCGGAGCGTCCACCGCGCAGCTGGTCATCGTGCTGGTCGACGCCCGCCACGGACTGCTCGAGCAGTCCCGCCGGCACGCCTTCCTGGCCTCGCTGCTGGGCATCCAGCACATCGTGCTGGCCGTCAACAAGATGGACCTGATCGATTGGGACCAGGAGCGTTTCGAGGCGATCCGCGACGAGTTCCATGCGTTCGCCGCCCGGTTGGACGTGCACGACGTGACGACGATCCCGATGTCGGCGCTCAACGGCGACAACGTGGTGACCAAATCCGATGTGACGCCGTGGTACGAGGGTCCCTCGCTGCTGAGCCACCTCGAAGACGTCTACATCGCCGGTGACCGCAACCTGGTCGACGTGCGTTTCCCGGTGCAGTACGTGATCCGGCCGCAGACCCACGAGCACGCCGATCACCGAAGCTACGCCGGCACCGTCGCCAGCGGGGTGCTGCGTCCCGGTGACGATGTGATCGTGCTGCCGGCCGGAAAGCCCACGCGCATCACCCAGATCGACGGTCCGAGCGGCCTCGTCGAGGAGGCGTTCCCTCCGATGGCGGTGTCGATCAGCCTGTCCGACGACATCGACATCTCCCGCGGCGACATGATCGCCCGGCCCAACAACCAGCCGCGCGTCACACAGGAATTCGATGCCACGGTGTGCTGGATGGCCGACGAATCGTCGCTGGAGCCCGGGCGTGAGTACCTGATCAAGCACACGACCCGCACCACCAGGGCCAAGGTCACCGGTCTCGACTACCGTCTCGACGTCAACACCCTGCACCGGGACAAGTCCGCGAGCGCACTCAAACTCAATGAGCTGGGCCGTATTTCGCTGCGCACCCAGGCCCCGCTGCTGCTCGACGAGTACAGCCGCAACGCGGCCACCGGATCGTTCATCCTGATCGATCCCAACACCAACGGCACCGTCGGCGCCGGCATGGTGCTGCGCGACTCCCGCAACGAGACGGCGAGCCCGAATGCGGTGCGGCACGAGTCACTGGTCACCCCGGGGGATCGACTCAGCCGCGGGCGCACCATCTGGTTCACCGGCCTGTCGGGATCCGGCAAGTCTTCGGTGGCGATGCTGGTCGAGCAAAAACTGCTCGAAAAGGGCGTGCCGGCATACGTTCTGGACGGTGACAACCTGCGCCACGGACTCAACGCGGACCTCGGCTTCTCGATGGCCGACCGGGCCGAGAACCTGCGCCGTCTGGCCCACGTCGCCGCGCTGCTGGCCGACTCCGGCCAGGTCGTGCTGGTCCCTGCCATCAGCCCGCTGGAGGAGCACCGCGAGCTGGCGCGGAAGGTGGCCAACGAGGGTGGTGTCGACTTCTACGAGGTGTTCTGCGACACCCCGCTTCAAGACTGCGAACGCCGCGACCCCAAGGGCCTGTACGCCAAGGCCCGGGCCGGGGAGATCACCCACTTCACCGGTATCGACAGCCCGTACCAGCGGCCGAAGAACCCGGATCTGCGGCTGACTCCGGACCACAGCACCGCTGAACTGGCGGACATGGTGATCGAGCTGTTGGAATTGCCATCGTGA
- a CDS encoding 3'(2'),5'-bisphosphate nucleotidase CysQ → MNDHELAARLATRAGDLLLDVRADYADAPAAERKAAGDKQSHDFLMAELAKLVPGDSVLSEEATADQRADPARLSAERVWIVDPLDGTREFSELGRDDWAVHVALWSAGELVAGAVALPAQNTTLSTPDVAAPRPFDGPPRVVVSRTRPPAVALAVREALDGTLVEMGSAGAKVAAVVRGVADVYVHAGGQYEWDSAAPVAVARAAGLHTSRIDGSRLVYNSADPTLPDLIVCRPELAERVLAVTAG, encoded by the coding sequence GTGAACGATCACGAACTGGCAGCCCGGCTGGCCACCAGGGCCGGGGATCTGTTGCTCGACGTCCGTGCCGACTATGCCGACGCCCCGGCCGCCGAACGAAAGGCAGCCGGGGACAAGCAGTCCCACGATTTCCTGATGGCCGAGTTGGCCAAGCTGGTTCCCGGCGACTCGGTGCTGTCCGAGGAAGCGACGGCCGACCAGCGGGCCGACCCGGCCCGGCTGAGCGCCGAACGGGTCTGGATCGTCGACCCGCTCGACGGCACCCGGGAGTTCTCCGAGCTCGGCCGCGACGACTGGGCTGTGCACGTGGCGCTGTGGAGTGCCGGTGAACTCGTGGCGGGAGCGGTCGCGTTGCCCGCGCAGAACACCACGCTGTCCACCCCCGACGTGGCCGCACCCCGACCCTTCGACGGCCCGCCCCGGGTCGTGGTGTCACGCACCCGCCCGCCCGCGGTGGCACTGGCGGTCCGTGAGGCGCTCGACGGAACACTGGTCGAAATGGGTTCGGCCGGAGCCAAAGTCGCCGCGGTGGTCCGCGGGGTCGCCGATGTGTACGTGCACGCCGGTGGTCAGTACGAGTGGGATTCGGCCGCGCCCGTTGCGGTGGCCCGTGCCGCCGGCCTGCACACCTCGCGCATCGACGGCTCCCGGTTGGTCTACAACTCGGCCGATCCCACGCTGCCCGACCTGATCGTGTGCCGGCCCGAACTGGCCGAACGGGTACTGGCGGTGACAGCGGGGTAG